The following are encoded in a window of Gossypium raimondii isolate GPD5lz chromosome 13, ASM2569854v1, whole genome shotgun sequence genomic DNA:
- the LOC105783790 gene encoding LOW QUALITY PROTEIN: probable serine/threonine-protein kinase PBL11 (The sequence of the model RefSeq protein was modified relative to this genomic sequence to represent the inferred CDS: deleted 2 bases in 1 codon; substituted 2 bases at 2 genomic stop codons), whose product MGNCLTKKSKDPNQQPLEPARHPTGVDAVRSSRSRAISTSAAVQQKTSSSFKIFEMXVTAIVDQPXFFVLAMNDPIVLFSIHDPANPGKGEKYGASASATRQHRSSRHVSSQSRRDNGKKNKKHGPPTTPRDWPVSKVKKVGWVPARNIHSFCYSVLRAATRKFSKENIIGEGGFGRVYIGYINPDSMKAAKPDTGKAIAIKVLGRRGIQSDEEWQNELRFLNKSNHPNVVKLMGYCRERHHRIVVYEYMCNGSLDAHLLRENNTGLNWNRRIKIAIGVARAIAYLHSCTRPVIHRDLKSSNILLDADFNPKLSDFGLARHGPLEDQSHVSTRILGTRGYFAPEYFTTGHLTVKADVYSFGVVLLEIFSACVAIRRCTDGTKSDLAIWAKPHLSNHMELHNIIDKKIARNINIEEAHKFASIIGQCLGSDPRDRPTMGEVLASLEQLQQDMVLSNLNTLAPFKYHRRCTHTLKS is encoded by the exons ATGGGAAATTGCCTAACGAAGAAATCTAAAGACCCCAACCAACAACCGCTTGAACCTGCTCGTCATCCTACTG GGGTTGATGCCGTTCGAAGTTCTCGTTCCAGGGCGATCTCTACATCAGCGGCGGTTCAACAGAAAACTTCG TCATCCTTCAAAATCTTCGAAATGTAAGTCACTGCTATAGTTGATCAGCCATAGTTTTTTGTTTTAGCCATGAATGATCCGATTGTGCTGTTTTCAATTCATGATCCAGCAAACCCTGGTAAAGGTGAAAAATATGGTGCAAGTGCAAGTGCAACGCGCCAACACAGAAGCAGCAGGCATGTTTCTTCACAGTCACGTAGAG ACAACGGtaagaagaataaaaaacatGGTCCGCCAACAACTCCAAGAGATTGGCCAGTTTCAAAGGTGAAAAAAGTTGGATGGGTTCCTGCCCGCAACATCCACAGCTTTTGTTACAGTGTCTTGAGGGCCGCCACCCGTAAATTCAGTAAGGAGAACATAATCGGCGAAGGGGGTTTTGGAAGAGTGTATATTGGGTATATAAATCCAGACAGTATGAAAGCAGCAAAGCCAGACACTGGCAAGGCGATCGCTATCAAGGTGCTTGGTAGAAGAGGGATACAAAGCGACGAAGAATGGCAG AATGAATTGAGATTTCTAAAcaaatcaaatcatccaaatgTGGTGAAACTTATGGGATATTGCAGGGAGAGACATCATAGGATTGTGGTCTATGAGTACATGTGCAACGGAAGCTTGGATGCCCATCTCTTGAGAG AGAATAATACAGGGCTAAACTGGAATAGAAGAATCAAAATAGCTATTGGAGTAGCAAGGGCAATAGCTTACCTTCACAGCTGCACGAGGCCAGTCATTCATCGGGACCTCAAATCCTCTAATATTCTCCTTGATGCT GATTTCAATCCGAAACTATCAGACTTTGGACTGGCTAGGCATGGACCCTTAGAAGACCAATCACATGTCAGTACAAGGATCCTTGGAACCAGAGGATACTTCGCTCCCGAATACTTTACAACAG GGCATTTAACTGTAAAAGCTGATGTATACAGTTTTGGAGTAGTACTACTAGAAATATTTTCTGCCTGTGTTGCAATCAGGAGATGTACCGACGGTACCAAAAGCGATCTTGCTATATGGGCTAAACCACATCTAAGCAATCACATGGAACTGCATAACATCATCGACAAGAAAATAGCAAGGAACATCAATATTGAAGAAGCACACAAGTTTGCTTCAATCATCGGCCAATGCCTTGGATCGGACCCTAGGGATCGACCCACAATGGGGGAAGTACTAGCAAGTCTAGAGCAATTGCAACAAGATATGGTACTCAGCAATTTGAACACACTTGCGCCATTCAAATACCATAGAAGGTGTACACATacattaaaaagttaa
- the LOC105783789 gene encoding probable serine/threonine-protein kinase PBL3: protein MGNCLFSSTRVDSSQSPHATSASGGSRVSSKTSRSSAPSSLTIPSFSDTSSMGCLPTPRTEGEILSSPNLKPFSFSELKNATRNFRPESLLGEGGFGYVFKGWIDENTLAATKPGSGMVVAVKKLKPEGFQGHKEWLTEVDYLGQLHHPNLVKLIGYCSEGENRLLVYEFMPKGSLENHLFRRGPQPLSWVVRLKVAIGAARGLSFLHDLKSQVIYRDFKASNILLDGEFNAKLSDFGLAKAGPTGDRTHVSTQVMGTHGYAAPEYVATGRLTAKSDVYSFGVVLLELLSGRRAVDKTKVGVEQNLVDWAKPYLGDKRKLFRIMDTKLGGQYPQKSAYTAATLALQCLSTEAKLRPKMSEVLAALEQLEAPKTASKHTQLDQQPIPLPVQKSPIRQHHSPMHLTPSASPLPSQKQSPRAY, encoded by the exons ATGGGCAACTGTTTATTTTCTTCTACTAGAGTGGATTCCAGCCAAAGCCCCCATGCAACTTCAG CTTCAGGAGGCTCAAGAGTTTCCAGCAAAACCAGTCGGTCTTCAGCTCCTTCGAGCTTAACCATCCCATCTTTCAGTGATACGAGTAGTATGGGATGTCTTCCAACACCAAGGACTGAAGGAGAAATATTGTCGTCCCCCAATTTGAAGCCGTTCTCATTCAGCGAGTTGAAGAATGCCACCAGAAACTTTCGTCCCGAGAGTCTTCTAGGTGAAGGTGGTTTTGGTTATGTTTTTAAAGGATGGATTGATGAAAACACATTAGCTGCTACAAAGCCTGGATCAGGAATGGTTGTTGCTGTCAAGAAGCTTAAACCTGAAGGTTTTCAAGGCCACAAAGAGTGGTTG ACTGAAGTTGATTATCTCGGCCAACTTCATCATCCAAATCTGGTTAAGTTGATTGGATATTGCTCTGAGGGAGAGAACCGACTTTTGGTCTATGAGTTCATGCCTAAAGGAAGCTTGGAGAATCATCTTTTTAGAA GAGGGCCGCAGCCGCTTTCTTGGGTGGTGAGGCTTAAGGTCGCCATAGGTGCTGCTAGAGGGCTCTCCTTTCTTCATGATTTAAAATCCCAAGTCATATATCGTGATTTTAAAGCTTCTAATATATTGCTAGATGGG GAGTTCAATGCGAAACTTTCTGATTTTGGGTTGGCCAAGGCAGGGCCTACTGGTGATAGGACCCATGTCTCAACTCAGGTCATGGGTACTCACGGCTATGCAGCACCTGAATATGTTGCTACCG GTCGTTTGACAGCTAAGAGTGATGTATACAGCTTTGGGGTTGTGCTGCTTGAACTGTTGTCTGGACGACGGGCTGTTGATAAAACAAAAGTTGGTGTGGAACAGAATCTAGTAGACTGGGCGAAACCCTATTTGGGtgacaaaagaaaattatttcgaATAATGGACACTAAGTTGGGGGGCCAGTACCCACAGAAAAGCGCTTATACAGCTGCTACCCTTGCTTTACAATGTCTAAGTACTGAAGCCAAACTCAGGCCTAAAATGTCCGAAGTTTTGGCAGCATTGGAGCAACTTGAAGCCCCAAAAACCGCATCCAAACACACTCAATTAGATCAGCAACCAATTCCACTTCCTGTTCAGAAATCTCCGATAAGACAACACCATTCGCCCATGCATCTAACACCCAGTGCATCCCCATTACCATCTCAGAAGCAATCCCCACGCGCATATTGA